The Lutra lutra chromosome 15, mLutLut1.2, whole genome shotgun sequence genome includes a region encoding these proteins:
- the LAD1 gene encoding ladinin-1, translating into MAGGRKDWSALSSLARQWTLEDEEEQERERRRRHRNLSSTTDDEAPKPAQNGDTPPARRLPSVEEAEAPKPRTSASKDEDEDIQALLRTRQERRQRRQAVEAARAPSPPETEEGRDGSGPGQAKQQPLMPKKEVEPPPPRRLSRERRGPWAREEESSAAQESEGGKKEASEKPAVSEKHPAPGKTLVLGKTLVSEETSISGKAVGPEKTSVSEKRAVSENKSILEKTSVLEKPPAPGKTSDSERRTVSEKASLFEKSLVSEKTLATETKLAPERAAAPRQPQAGEQPASGGSQHTSTTGQSGKALPEKTPPSSAKLRDQGAPDPPAVTSRFPPITLQVKIPSNEEELDTLSPTQATYSSCLKRSSPRTISFRMSPRKDNSETTLTRSASMRLPAGTVKLGEKLDRYHTAIQRSESVKCPGSSRTEFFVAPVGVASKRHLFEKELVGQSRAEPASSRKENLRLSGVVTSRLNLWISRTQESGDQDPQDPRKESVATKRTQWGKKGDSSLDVEV; encoded by the exons cctggccAGGCAGTGGACcctggaggatgaggaggagcaGGAGCGCGAGCGCCGGCGGCGACACCGGAACCTGAGCTCTACCACGGATGACGAGGCTCCCAAGCCCGCCCAGAATGGAGACACACCACCTGCCCGGAG ACTGCCGAGtgtggaggaagcagaggcacCCAAGCCACGAACCTCGGCCTCCAAAGATGAGGATGAGGACATCCAGGCCCTCCTCAGGACCCGGCAGGAGCGGAGGCAGAGGCGGCAGGCGGTGGAGGCTGCGCGGGCCCCCAGCCCGCCggagacagaggagggaagggatggcTCTGGCCCAGGGCAGGCCAAGCAGCAGCCTCTCATGCCCAAGAAGGAGGTGGAGCCGCCGCCTCCGCGGAGACTGAGCCGGGAGCGGCGTGGCCCCTGGGCCAGGGAGGAAGAGAGCTCGGCAGCCCAAGAGTCCGAAGGTGGGAAGAAGGAGGCCTCAGAGAAGCCTGCGGTCTCAGAGAAGCACCCCGCTCCAGGGAAGACATTAGTACTTGGAAAGACACTGGTCTCAGAGGAAACCTCCATCTCAGGGAAGGCCGTGGGCCCTGAGAAAACATCTGTGTCAGAGAAAAGAGCCGTCTCAGAGAATAAGTCAATTCTAGAAAAAACAAGTGTGTTGGAGAAGCCGCCAGCCCCCGGGAAGACGTCAGACTCAGAAAGGAGAACAGTTTCTGAGAAAGCATCGCTCTTCGAGAAGTCTCTGGTGTCAGAGAAGACCCTGGCCACCGAGACAAAGCTGGCCCCAGAGAGGGCGGCCGCCCCACGGCAGCCTCAGGCAGGGGAGCAGCCGgcctctgggggaagccagcacACCTCCACCACCGGGCAGAGTGGAAAGGCCCTCCCCGAGAAGACCCCCCCATCCTCGGCCAAGCTGAGGGATCAGGGGGCACCGGACCCTCCGGCTGTGACTTCCCGCTTCCCGCCCATCACGTTGCAG GTGAAAATCCCCAGCAATGAGGAAGAGCTGGACACACTCTCACCCACCCAGGCCACCTACAGCAGCTGCCTCAAACGCTCCAGCCCCAGGACCATCTCCTTTCGG atgAGCCCCAGGAAAGACAACTCAGAAACAACCTTAACCCGCAG CGCCAGCATGAGGCTCCCGGCTGGCACAGTCAAGTTAGGGGAGAAGCTGGATCGATACCACACAGCGATCCAG AGATCGGAATCAGTCAAGTGTCCCGGCTCGTCCCGCACTGAGTTCTTTGTGGCTCCCGTGGGCGTAGCCAGCAAGCGCCACCTCTTTGAGAAGGAGCTGGTAGGCCAGAGCCGAGCAGAACCAGCCTCCAGCCGGAAG GAAAACTTGAGGCTCTCAGGGGTTGTGACATCCAGGCTCAACCTGTGGATCAGCAGGACCCAGGAGTCTGGAGATCAGGACCCGCAG GATCCTCGGAAAGAGTCGGTGGCCACCAAGAGGACCcagtggggaaagaaaggagactcCTCCCTGGATGtcgag GTGTGA